Proteins encoded within one genomic window of Streptomyces sp. NBC_00523:
- a CDS encoding menaquinone biosynthesis decarboxylase has product MAYDDLRSLLRALEREGELKRIKAEVDPYLEVGEIVDRVNKAGGPALLFENVKGSSMPLAMNVFGTDKRLLKALGLKSYGEISEKIGGLLRPELPHGFVGVREAFGKLGSMVHVPPKKVKGENAPVQEVVLTGDDVDLDQLPALFTWPKDGGSFFNLGLTHTKHPETGIRNLGLYRLQRHDRRTIGMHWQIHKDSRNHYQVAARRGERLPVAIAFGAPPAVTYASTAPLPEDIDEYMFAGFLQGKRIEMVDCKTVPLQVPANAEVVIEGWLEPGKTLPEGPFGDHTGFYTPQEPFPALTIDCVTMRKRPLLQSIVVGRPPTEDGPLGRATERFFLPLLKIIVPDIVDYHLPESGGFHNCAIVSIDKKYPKHAQKVMSAIWGAHMMSLTKLIVVVDSDCDVHDLHEVSWRALGNTDYARDLVVTEGPVDHLDHASYQQFWGGKAGIDATRKWPEEGYTRDGGWPDMVESDPETAAMVDRRWKEYGL; this is encoded by the coding sequence ATGGCTTACGACGATCTTCGATCCCTCCTCCGGGCTCTGGAGCGCGAGGGCGAGCTCAAGCGCATCAAGGCCGAGGTCGACCCCTATCTGGAGGTCGGTGAGATCGTCGACCGGGTGAACAAGGCCGGCGGGCCCGCGCTGCTCTTCGAGAACGTCAAGGGGTCCTCGATGCCCCTGGCCATGAACGTCTTCGGGACAGACAAGCGGCTGCTCAAGGCGCTCGGGCTGAAGTCCTACGGTGAGATCAGCGAGAAGATCGGCGGGCTGCTCAGGCCCGAGCTGCCGCACGGGTTCGTCGGGGTGCGGGAGGCCTTCGGGAAGCTCGGCTCGATGGTGCACGTGCCGCCGAAGAAGGTGAAGGGCGAGAACGCGCCGGTCCAGGAGGTCGTCCTCACCGGGGACGACGTGGACCTGGACCAGCTGCCCGCGCTGTTCACCTGGCCCAAGGACGGCGGCTCCTTCTTCAACCTGGGGCTCACCCACACCAAGCATCCCGAGACCGGCATCCGCAACCTCGGGCTCTACCGGCTCCAGCGGCACGACCGGCGCACCATCGGGATGCACTGGCAGATCCACAAGGACAGCCGCAACCACTACCAGGTCGCCGCCCGGCGCGGGGAGCGGCTGCCCGTCGCCATCGCGTTCGGGGCGCCGCCCGCCGTCACGTACGCCTCCACCGCGCCGCTGCCCGAGGACATCGACGAGTACATGTTCGCCGGGTTCCTCCAGGGCAAGCGGATCGAGATGGTCGACTGCAAGACCGTGCCGCTCCAGGTCCCGGCCAACGCCGAGGTCGTCATCGAGGGCTGGCTGGAGCCGGGCAAGACGCTGCCCGAGGGGCCGTTCGGCGACCACACCGGGTTCTACACCCCGCAGGAACCGTTCCCCGCACTGACGATCGACTGCGTCACCATGCGCAAGCGGCCGCTGCTCCAGTCCATCGTGGTCGGCCGGCCGCCGACCGAGGACGGGCCGCTCGGGCGGGCCACGGAGCGGTTCTTCCTGCCGCTGCTCAAGATCATCGTTCCGGACATCGTGGACTACCACCTGCCGGAGTCCGGCGGCTTCCACAACTGCGCGATCGTCTCGATCGACAAGAAGTACCCGAAGCACGCGCAGAAGGTGATGAGCGCGATCTGGGGCGCGCACATGATGTCGCTGACGAAGCTGATCGTCGTCGTGGACTCCGACTGCGACGTCCACGATCTGCACGAGGTGTCCTGGCGGGCCCTCGGCAACACGGACTACGCCCGCGACCTGGTGGTCACCGAGGGCCCCGTCGACCACCTCGACCACGCCTCGTACCAGCAGTTCTGGGGCGGCAAGGCGGGCATCGACGCGACGCGGAAGTGGCCCGAGGAGGGGTACACGCGAGACGGGGGCTGGCCCGACATGGTCGAGTCGGACCCGGAGACGGCGGCGATGGTCGACCGCCGGTGGAAGGAATACGGATTGTGA
- a CDS encoding PLD nuclease N-terminal domain-containing protein produces MLRALIYLLPLALTIFAFIDCLNTPEDEAKHLPKIAWVFIILLFWIVGPIVWLAAGKVRQAPAGGRTPSEWHRNHRQQWVAPDDNPDFLKSLKEENKNDEALLKDWEADLRRREEELKRRENGTEEAS; encoded by the coding sequence ATGCTGCGGGCCCTGATCTACCTTCTGCCGCTGGCGCTGACGATCTTCGCGTTCATCGACTGCCTGAACACCCCGGAGGACGAGGCCAAGCACCTGCCGAAGATCGCCTGGGTGTTCATCATCCTGCTGTTCTGGATCGTCGGCCCGATCGTCTGGCTCGCCGCGGGCAAGGTCCGCCAGGCCCCCGCCGGAGGCCGTACGCCCTCCGAGTGGCACCGCAACCACCGTCAGCAGTGGGTGGCCCCGGACGACAACCCGGACTTCCTGAAGTCGCTGAAGGAAGAAAACAAGAACGACGAGGCCCTGCTCAAGGACTGGGAGGCGGACCTCCGCCGCCGCGAGGAGGAGCTGAAGCGCCGCGAGAACGGTACGGAGGAAGCCTCCTAG
- a CDS encoding phosphotransferase — protein sequence MTMHDDQVDVTTQTVAALIRDQFPQWAGEAVRPLASTGTMNTIFRIGDGLSARFPLHRADPAEALAALEQEARAAAELARASHFPAPEPVALGAPGAGYPMPWAVQTWLPGTNAFEADPAASDAFAQDLADFVAGLRDAPTHGRTFGGGGRGGVIADHDGWMDTCFAGSEGLLDVAPLRALWTGFRELPRTAPDVMNHGDLIPGNVLVLDGRLGGVLDTGGFGPADPALDLVAAWHLLGPAPREVFRRALGCDDLEWERGRAWAFEQAMGLVWYYAESNPPMSTLGRRTLARILDPAGAA from the coding sequence ATGACCATGCACGACGACCAGGTGGACGTGACCACCCAGACCGTCGCGGCGCTGATCCGCGACCAGTTCCCGCAGTGGGCCGGTGAGGCCGTCCGCCCCCTGGCCTCCACCGGCACGATGAACACCATCTTCCGCATCGGCGACGGCCTCTCCGCACGCTTCCCGCTGCACCGGGCCGACCCCGCCGAGGCCCTGGCCGCCCTCGAACAGGAGGCCAGGGCGGCCGCGGAGCTGGCACGCGCCTCCCACTTCCCCGCCCCGGAACCGGTCGCCCTGGGCGCGCCCGGAGCCGGCTACCCCATGCCCTGGGCCGTCCAGACCTGGCTCCCGGGGACCAACGCCTTCGAAGCCGACCCGGCGGCCTCCGACGCCTTCGCCCAGGACCTCGCGGACTTCGTCGCCGGCCTCCGCGACGCCCCCACGCACGGGCGGACCTTCGGCGGCGGGGGGCGCGGCGGGGTGATCGCCGACCACGACGGCTGGATGGACACGTGCTTCGCGGGGAGCGAGGGCCTGCTCGACGTGGCCCCGCTGCGCGCGCTCTGGACCGGCTTCCGGGAGCTGCCGCGTACGGCCCCCGACGTGATGAACCACGGCGACCTGATCCCCGGCAACGTCCTGGTCCTGGACGGCCGCCTCGGCGGCGTGCTCGACACCGGGGGCTTCGGCCCGGCGGACCCGGCGCTGGACCTGGTGGCCGCCTGGCACCTGCTGGGCCCGGCCCCGCGCGAGGTGTTCCGCCGGGCGCTGGGCTGCGACGACCTGGAGTGGGAGCGCGGCCGGGCCTGGGCGTTCGAGCAGGCGATGGGCCTGGTCTGGTACTACGCGGAGAGCAATCCGCCGATGAGCACCCTGGGCCGCCGCACGCTGGCCCGGATCCTGGACCCGGCGGGCGCCGCCTAG
- the ccsB gene encoding c-type cytochrome biogenesis protein CcsB, giving the protein MNLAAATNENLAHTSNVLIYSSMAVYTLAFFAHIAEWVFGSRSKVGRTAAELTAEQGAAATVKVQVATQGGGTAVLEKPKVITRSATGSRDVPDGPGAAGGTFKGDLYGRMAVSLTVLAFLVEAGGVVARALSVQRAPWGNMYEFSITFSTVAVGAYLILLALKKNVRWMGLILVTAILLDLGLATTVLYTSSDQLVPALHSYWLWIHVSTAIVCGAVFFIGGIGTLIYLFRDSYESKLANGEEPGSFARSVLSRMPSASSLDKFSYRINAAVFPLWTFTIIAGAIWAGDAWGRYWGWDPKEVWSFITWVAYAAYLHARATAGWKGRKAAYLALIAFGCWIFNYYGVNIFVTGKHSYAGV; this is encoded by the coding sequence GTGAATCTCGCCGCCGCAACCAACGAGAATCTGGCACACACCAGCAATGTGCTGATCTATTCGTCCATGGCCGTCTACACCCTGGCTTTCTTCGCGCACATCGCGGAGTGGGTGTTCGGCAGCCGCAGCAAGGTCGGCCGCACCGCCGCCGAGCTGACCGCCGAGCAGGGCGCCGCCGCTACGGTGAAGGTCCAGGTCGCGACCCAGGGCGGTGGCACCGCCGTCCTGGAGAAGCCCAAGGTCATCACCCGGTCCGCCACCGGCTCGCGGGACGTCCCGGACGGGCCCGGCGCCGCGGGCGGCACCTTCAAGGGCGACCTCTACGGGCGGATGGCGGTCTCGCTGACCGTCCTCGCCTTCCTGGTCGAGGCCGGCGGCGTCGTCGCCCGCGCGCTCTCCGTGCAGCGCGCGCCCTGGGGCAACATGTACGAGTTCTCCATCACCTTCTCCACGGTGGCGGTCGGCGCGTACCTGATCCTGCTCGCGCTGAAGAAGAACGTCCGCTGGATGGGCCTGATCCTGGTCACGGCCATCCTCCTCGACCTCGGTCTCGCGACCACGGTGCTCTACACCTCCAGCGACCAGCTGGTGCCCGCGCTCCACTCGTACTGGCTGTGGATCCACGTCTCCACCGCCATCGTCTGCGGCGCGGTCTTCTTCATCGGCGGCATCGGCACGCTCATCTACCTCTTCCGCGACAGCTACGAGAGCAAGCTCGCGAACGGCGAGGAGCCGGGCTCCTTCGCCCGTTCCGTGCTCTCCCGGATGCCGTCCGCGTCGTCCCTCGACAAGTTCTCGTACCGGATCAACGCGGCCGTCTTCCCGCTGTGGACGTTCACGATCATCGCGGGCGCGATCTGGGCGGGCGACGCCTGGGGCCGCTACTGGGGCTGGGACCCCAAGGAGGTCTGGTCCTTCATCACCTGGGTCGCGTACGCCGCCTACCTGCACGCCCGCGCCACCGCCGGCTGGAAGGGCCGCAAGGCCGCCTACCTGGCCCTGATCGCCTTCGGCTGCTGGATCTTCAACTACTACGGCGTCAACATCTTCGTCACCGGCAAGCACTCGTACGCCGGCGTCTGA
- the resB gene encoding cytochrome c biogenesis protein ResB — protein sequence MSNTTSNRSQERDQENAAELGAAGSQLSTAPREETLANLPAMGVIGWIRWFWRQLTSMRVALILLFLLSLGAIPGSLIPQNSVDELKVQTFKDAHTFVTPIYEKLQFFDVYSSVWFSAIYILLFVSLIGCIVPRTATFVGQLRSRPPGAPKRLTRLPAYTTWRTEAEPEKVHEAALAIVRKRRYRAHLAGDAVAAEKGYLREAGNLIFHVALIVMLVAFAWGQLFKYEGAKLVVEGDGFSNTITQYDNFKSGSLYDDESLTPFSFTLDDFVGTYERKGPQIGTPRTYEARVTFSDGAYGKPEKKVIKVNEPLVVNGTKVYLNAHGYAPVVSVKDGRGKEVYKAAVPLLPIDNNVTSSGAIKVLDGYRNKNGKIEQLGFQAFFVPTFAGNGKGTMFSQFPAADFPVLALNGFHGSIGVDSGIAQNVYQLDTSKMKEFKDAKGKQLKQRLLVGETMKLPDGAGSITFEGLQEWASFQISEQPASGWALTGAVAAIAGLAGSLFIQRRRVWIRAVRGADGVTVVEMAGLGRSESAKLPEELADLAVTLNAEAPTAPGTDSDVAEASSVKPAEGAEK from the coding sequence ATGAGCAACACCACCTCCAACCGCTCCCAGGAGCGGGACCAGGAGAACGCAGCTGAGCTCGGCGCCGCCGGCTCCCAGCTCTCCACCGCCCCCCGCGAGGAGACCCTGGCGAACCTCCCCGCCATGGGCGTCATCGGCTGGATCCGCTGGTTCTGGCGCCAGCTGACCTCCATGCGGGTCGCGCTGATCCTGCTCTTCCTGCTCTCGCTCGGCGCCATCCCCGGCTCGCTGATCCCGCAGAACAGCGTGGACGAGCTGAAGGTGCAGACGTTCAAGGACGCGCACACCTTCGTCACGCCGATCTACGAGAAGCTCCAGTTCTTCGACGTCTACAGCTCGGTGTGGTTCTCCGCGATCTACATCCTGCTGTTCGTCTCGCTCATCGGCTGCATCGTCCCGCGCACCGCCACCTTCGTCGGCCAGCTCCGCAGCCGCCCGCCGGGCGCCCCCAAACGCCTCACCCGGCTGCCCGCGTACACCACCTGGCGCACCGAGGCCGAGCCCGAGAAGGTCCACGAGGCCGCGCTCGCGATCGTCCGCAAGCGCCGCTACCGGGCCCACCTCGCCGGGGACGCCGTCGCCGCCGAGAAGGGCTACCTGCGCGAGGCCGGCAACCTGATCTTCCACGTCGCGCTCATCGTGATGCTCGTCGCCTTCGCCTGGGGCCAGCTCTTCAAGTACGAGGGCGCCAAGCTGGTCGTCGAGGGCGACGGCTTCTCCAACACGATCACCCAGTACGACAACTTCAAGTCCGGCTCGCTGTACGACGACGAGTCGCTGACCCCGTTCAGCTTTACCCTGGACGACTTCGTCGGCACGTACGAGCGCAAGGGGCCGCAGATCGGCACCCCGCGTACGTACGAGGCGCGCGTGACCTTCTCCGACGGCGCGTACGGAAAGCCGGAGAAGAAGGTCATCAAGGTCAACGAACCCCTCGTCGTCAACGGCACCAAGGTCTACCTCAACGCCCACGGCTACGCGCCCGTCGTCTCCGTCAAGGACGGCCGGGGCAAGGAGGTCTACAAGGCCGCCGTCCCGCTGCTGCCCATCGACAACAACGTCACGTCGAGCGGCGCCATCAAGGTGCTCGACGGCTACCGGAACAAGAACGGCAAGATCGAGCAGCTGGGCTTCCAGGCGTTCTTCGTGCCGACCTTCGCGGGCAACGGCAAGGGCACGATGTTCTCGCAGTTCCCCGCCGCCGACTTCCCCGTCCTCGCGCTCAACGGCTTCCACGGTTCCATCGGCGTCGACTCCGGCATCGCGCAGAACGTGTACCAGCTGGACACGAGCAAGATGAAGGAGTTCAAGGACGCCAAGGGCAAGCAGCTCAAGCAGCGCCTCCTCGTCGGCGAGACGATGAAGCTGCCCGACGGGGCCGGCTCCATCACCTTCGAGGGCCTCCAGGAGTGGGCGAGCTTCCAGATCTCCGAGCAGCCCGCCAGCGGCTGGGCGCTCACCGGTGCCGTCGCCGCCATCGCCGGACTCGCCGGCTCCCTTTTCATCCAGCGCCGACGCGTCTGGATCCGGGCCGTGCGCGGCGCCGACGGCGTCACCGTGGTCGAGATGGCCGGGCTAGGCCGCAGCGAGTCCGCGAAGCTTCCCGAGGAGCTGGCCGACCTCGCGGTCACGCTCAACGCCGAGGCGCCCACCGCGCCCGGCACCGACAGCGACGTCGCCGAGGCGTCCTCCGTAAAACCCGCCGAAGGGGCTGAGAAGTGA
- a CDS encoding cytochrome c biogenesis CcdA family protein, whose protein sequence is MQNNTVLNGALLVALPIALLGGLVSFFSPCVLPLVPGYLSYVTGVSGADLAEARRGRMVAGASLFVAGFTAVFVSGGALFGFFGDTLQANSGPLTKVLGVLMILMGVFFMGLMPWMTQREFRIHRKPVTGLVGAPLLGALFGIGWTPCLGPTLSSVSILAMNQGTAGRGAILTVAYCLGLGIPFVLAAVAFRKALGAFGWVKRHYAWVMRIGGGMMIVTGLLLLTGAWGSMMQELQGWSDGFQVGI, encoded by the coding sequence ATGCAGAACAACACCGTCCTCAACGGTGCCCTGCTGGTCGCCCTGCCCATCGCCCTGCTCGGCGGGCTCGTCTCCTTCTTCTCGCCCTGCGTCCTGCCGCTCGTCCCCGGCTACCTCAGCTACGTCACCGGGGTCAGCGGCGCCGACCTCGCCGAGGCCCGGCGCGGCCGGATGGTCGCGGGCGCCTCGCTCTTCGTCGCCGGCTTCACCGCCGTCTTCGTATCCGGCGGCGCCCTCTTCGGCTTCTTCGGCGACACCCTCCAGGCCAACAGCGGGCCCCTCACCAAGGTGCTGGGCGTGCTGATGATCCTCATGGGCGTCTTCTTCATGGGCCTCATGCCGTGGATGACGCAGCGCGAGTTCCGTATCCACCGGAAGCCGGTGACCGGGCTGGTCGGCGCCCCGCTGCTCGGCGCCCTCTTCGGCATCGGCTGGACCCCGTGCCTCGGGCCCACGCTCAGCTCGGTGTCCATCCTCGCGATGAACCAGGGCACCGCCGGACGCGGCGCCATACTGACCGTGGCCTACTGCCTGGGCCTGGGCATCCCCTTCGTGCTCGCCGCCGTCGCCTTCCGCAAGGCGCTCGGCGCGTTCGGCTGGGTCAAGCGCCACTACGCCTGGGTCATGCGCATCGGCGGCGGAATGATGATCGTGACCGGGCTGCTCCTGCTCACAGGCGCGTGGGGCAGCATGATGCAGGAACTACAGGGCTGGTCGGACGGCTTCCAGGTGGGGATCTGA
- a CDS encoding TlpA family protein disulfide reductase, producing the protein MSHGRAPRRRFTLLAAPLAAAALAVTLTACDSGTKTSGGGDTNFVTGSGGIATAPKSERADAPELDGETVDGKQLDLADYKGKIIVLNAWGSWCAPCRLEAKYFKQVAEDTKDKGVQFVGINTRDNSKSNAVQFEESHGTPYPSFYDRTGKLLLRFPKGTFRLQSIPSTVVIDRDGKLAARFVGPMDDTDLHKMLDPLIAEK; encoded by the coding sequence ATGAGCCATGGCCGCGCACCCCGACGCCGCTTCACGCTGCTCGCCGCCCCCCTGGCGGCCGCCGCCCTCGCCGTCACGCTGACCGCGTGCGACTCCGGCACCAAGACCAGCGGCGGCGGCGACACCAACTTCGTCACGGGCAGCGGTGGCATCGCCACCGCACCCAAGAGCGAGCGCGCCGACGCACCGGAGCTCGACGGCGAGACCGTGGACGGCAAACAGCTCGATCTCGCCGACTACAAGGGCAAGATCATCGTCCTCAACGCCTGGGGCTCCTGGTGCGCCCCCTGCCGGCTCGAAGCGAAGTACTTCAAGCAGGTCGCCGAGGACACGAAGGACAAGGGCGTGCAGTTCGTGGGCATCAACACCCGCGACAACTCCAAGAGCAACGCCGTGCAGTTCGAAGAGAGCCACGGGACCCCGTACCCCAGCTTCTACGACCGGACCGGCAAGCTCCTGCTGCGCTTCCCCAAGGGCACCTTCAGGCTCCAGTCCATCCCGTCGACCGTCGTGATCGACCGGGACGGCAAGCTCGCCGCCCGCTTCGTGGGCCCGATGGACGACACCGACCTGCACAAGATGCTCGACCCGCTGATCGCGGAGAAGTGA